From a single Chitinophaga sp. Cy-1792 genomic region:
- a CDS encoding ABC transporter ATP-binding protein, which translates to MNLLEVQHLKKYYATHKAVDDISFSISKGSIFGLLGPNGAGKTTLLRMITGIFYPDSGNILFDGRPFVANDDMQSIGYMPEERGLYKKKPVADQILYLAQLKGLDKKTAQSRVNYWLDKFELQKWAHKKVEELSKGMQQKVQFIATVLHEPQLLILDEPFSGLDPINSNIIKDEMFHLAEKGTTIIFSTHRMEQVEEICDHIMLVNKGHKILDGSVKQIRQDFKQGLFRIGVGVMPNAAQMATWHFTIVETHENAFTVKLNEDSSTNDILLHFIRQDIPVTFFEEILPTINEVFISQVQKTSTPEALLQQA; encoded by the coding sequence ATGAACCTCCTGGAAGTACAACACCTGAAAAAGTACTATGCCACCCATAAAGCTGTTGATGATATCAGCTTCTCCATCTCAAAGGGTAGCATTTTCGGCCTGTTAGGCCCCAACGGCGCAGGTAAAACAACCCTGCTGCGCATGATCACCGGAATCTTCTATCCCGATTCCGGAAATATCCTCTTCGATGGCCGCCCATTCGTCGCCAACGACGATATGCAAAGCATTGGCTATATGCCCGAAGAAAGAGGTCTCTATAAAAAGAAACCGGTAGCTGACCAGATCCTCTACCTCGCCCAGCTGAAAGGCCTCGACAAAAAAACAGCCCAGTCACGCGTCAACTACTGGCTCGATAAATTCGAACTGCAGAAATGGGCCCACAAAAAAGTAGAGGAATTAAGTAAAGGCATGCAACAAAAAGTACAGTTTATTGCCACTGTACTACATGAACCACAATTGCTTATACTTGATGAACCCTTCTCCGGACTGGATCCTATCAATTCCAATATCATCAAGGATGAAATGTTTCATCTGGCCGAAAAAGGTACCACCATCATCTTCTCCACACACCGCATGGAACAGGTTGAAGAAATCTGTGACCATATCATGCTGGTAAATAAAGGACATAAAATCCTGGATGGCAGCGTAAAACAAATCAGGCAAGACTTCAAACAGGGCCTTTTCCGTATAGGGGTGGGTGTTATGCCCAATGCCGCACAGATGGCCACCTGGCACTTCACCATCGTGGAAACACATGAAAATGCCTTTACCGTAAAACTGAACGAGGATAGCAGTACTAACGATATTCTGCTGCACTTTATCAGGCAGGATATCCCTGTTACTTTCTTCGAAGAGATATTACCTACTATCAATGAAGTATTTATCTCACAGGTACAAAAAACCTCCACTCCTGAAGCGTTACTCCAACAAGCATAA